From the genome of Streptomyces sp. NBC_01260, one region includes:
- a CDS encoding RNA degradosome polyphosphate kinase, with protein sequence MSQQPSSEVPVQPAAQPSVGALAAHRPHAVAAPSAASAALSTAADLDPDIDGDADAYEPDVDGEELPQGRFLDRERSWLAFNERVLELAEDPSTPLLERANFLAIFASNLDEFFMVRVAGLKRRIATGVATRSASGLQPREVLDLIWTRSRELMARHAACYQQDVAPALSDEGIQLIRWPELTEKEQARLFTFFRQRVFPVLTPLAVDPAHPFPYISGLSLNLAVVVRNPVSGHRHFARVKVPPLLTRFLEASPQRYVPIEDIIAAHLEELFPGMEVLAHHMFRVTRNEDLEVEEDDAENLLQALEKELMRRRFGPPVRLEVEESIDPYVLDLLVRELKVSDAEVYPLPGPLDLTGLFGIASLDRPELKFPKFIAGTHRDLAEVESASAPDIFAALRERDVLLHHPYDSFSTSVQAFLEQAAGDPDVLAIKQTLYRTSGDSPIVDALIDAAESGKQVLVLVEIKARFDEQANIKWARKLEEAGCHVVYGLVGLKTHCKLSLVVRQESDTLRRYSHVGTGNYHPKTARLYEDLGLLTADPQVGADLSDLFNRLSGYSRRETYRRLLVAPKSLRDGLIARINKEIAHQRAGRPAYVRVKVNSMVDEAIIDACYRAAQAGVPVDIWVRGICAIRPGVTGLSENVRVRSILGRFLEHSRVFSFGNGGEPEVWFGSADMMHRNLDRRIEALVRVTDPAHRAALSRLLETGMADTTSSWHLGPDGNWTRRATDAEGRPLRHVQEMLIDARRRRRATP encoded by the coding sequence ATGAGCCAGCAGCCCAGCTCCGAGGTCCCGGTCCAGCCCGCCGCGCAGCCGTCCGTCGGCGCCCTCGCCGCACACCGGCCGCACGCCGTCGCCGCCCCCTCCGCCGCCAGTGCCGCCCTGTCCACCGCGGCCGATCTGGACCCCGACATCGACGGCGACGCCGACGCGTACGAGCCCGATGTCGACGGGGAGGAGCTGCCGCAGGGCCGGTTCCTGGACCGGGAACGCAGTTGGCTCGCGTTCAACGAACGCGTTCTGGAACTGGCCGAGGACCCCTCGACCCCCCTCCTCGAACGGGCTAATTTCCTCGCCATCTTCGCCTCGAACCTGGACGAGTTCTTCATGGTCCGGGTCGCGGGCCTGAAACGCCGGATCGCGACCGGTGTCGCCACCCGGTCCGCCTCCGGGCTCCAGCCCCGCGAGGTCCTCGACCTGATCTGGACCCGCTCGCGCGAACTCATGGCCCGGCACGCCGCCTGCTACCAGCAGGACGTCGCCCCCGCCCTGTCCGACGAGGGCATCCAGCTGATCCGCTGGCCCGAGCTGACCGAGAAGGAACAGGCCCGTCTGTTCACCTTCTTCCGCCAGCGCGTCTTCCCCGTGCTGACCCCGCTGGCCGTCGACCCGGCGCACCCCTTCCCGTACATCTCCGGCCTCTCGCTCAACCTCGCCGTCGTCGTACGCAACCCGGTCAGCGGCCACCGCCACTTCGCCCGGGTCAAGGTCCCGCCGCTGCTGACCCGCTTCCTGGAGGCCTCCCCGCAGCGCTACGTCCCCATCGAGGACATCATCGCCGCCCACCTGGAGGAGCTCTTCCCGGGCATGGAGGTCCTCGCCCACCACATGTTCCGGGTCACCAGGAACGAGGACCTGGAGGTCGAGGAGGACGACGCCGAGAATCTGCTCCAGGCCCTGGAGAAGGAGCTCATGCGGCGCCGCTTCGGCCCGCCGGTCCGCCTGGAGGTCGAGGAGTCCATCGACCCGTACGTGCTGGACCTGCTGGTCCGCGAGCTGAAGGTGTCCGACGCCGAGGTCTACCCGCTGCCCGGACCGCTCGACCTCACCGGACTGTTCGGCATAGCGTCGCTGGACCGGCCGGAGCTGAAGTTCCCCAAGTTCATCGCCGGCACCCACCGCGACCTCGCCGAGGTCGAGTCCGCCTCCGCGCCCGACATCTTCGCCGCCCTGCGCGAACGCGACGTGCTGCTGCACCACCCGTACGACTCCTTCTCCACCTCCGTCCAGGCCTTCCTGGAACAGGCGGCGGGCGACCCGGACGTCCTCGCCATCAAGCAGACCCTGTACCGGACCTCGGGCGACTCCCCGATAGTGGACGCCCTCATCGACGCCGCCGAGTCCGGCAAGCAGGTCCTCGTACTCGTCGAGATCAAGGCCCGCTTCGACGAGCAGGCCAACATCAAGTGGGCGCGCAAACTGGAGGAGGCGGGCTGCCACGTCGTCTACGGGCTCGTCGGCCTGAAGACGCACTGCAAGCTCTCGCTCGTCGTCCGCCAGGAGAGCGACACCCTGCGCCGCTACTCGCACGTCGGCACGGGCAACTACCACCCCAAGACGGCCCGGCTGTACGAGGACCTCGGCCTGCTCACCGCCGACCCGCAGGTCGGCGCGGACCTCTCCGACCTCTTCAACCGGCTCTCCGGCTACTCCCGCCGCGAGACCTACCGCCGCCTGCTGGTCGCCCCCAAGTCGCTGCGCGACGGGCTGATCGCCCGCATCAACAAGGAGATCGCGCACCAGCGGGCCGGCCGCCCCGCCTACGTACGCGTCAAGGTCAACTCGATGGTCGACGAAGCGATCATCGACGCCTGCTACCGGGCCGCGCAGGCGGGTGTCCCGGTCGACATCTGGGTGCGCGGCATCTGCGCGATCCGCCCCGGCGTCACCGGGCTCTCCGAGAACGTCCGGGTCCGCTCGATACTGGGCCGCTTCCTCGAACACTCCCGGGTGTTCTCGTTCGGCAACGGCGGCGAGCCCGAGGTCTGGTTCGGCAGCGCCGACATGATGCACCGCAACCTCGACCGCCGGATCGAGGCCCTGGTCCGGGTCACCGACCCCGCCCACCGGGCCGCGCTCAGCCGGCTCCTGGAGACGGGCATGGCCGACACCACCTCCTCCTGGCACCTGGGCCCCGACGGGAACTGGACCCGGCGCGCCACGGACGCGGAGGGCCGGCCGCTGCGCCACGTACAGGAAATGCTCATTGACGCGCGGAGGCGCCGGCGTGCGACGCCCTGA
- a CDS encoding CHAD domain-containing protein, whose protein sequence is MRRPDHQTQTDVTAGAVLAPYLRSQAADFLRSLRLHRENSAPTDAGPQAAEQAAGALRRSSRRISGTLHTFRTALDPLWAEQLRTELAWLSGTLAREHAYAERLNRLLDALHGLSGTPLPSARAESAGGSAGGSAAKERAGLGVGAARAGALLERQLTLARTRAHSAALQALGSSRFHAVADAVALLASEVPLAPSAAAPAAELLGEPADRAEQRLLGAVAALSSDETAEPYNEAQDAPWHQTRLLLRLHRYAHEVVRGAPDPVLAGPGHALDLHRDASEAAAAAASAARTPRIAPATAYALGVLHADQRHEVGAARAVFRETWPYAAAVTAR, encoded by the coding sequence GTGCGACGCCCTGACCACCAGACCCAGACGGACGTGACCGCGGGGGCGGTGCTCGCACCGTATCTCCGGTCGCAGGCAGCGGACTTCCTGCGGAGTCTGCGCCTGCACCGCGAGAACAGTGCCCCCACGGACGCCGGTCCGCAGGCCGCCGAACAGGCCGCCGGAGCGCTCCGGCGCTCGTCCCGCCGGATCAGCGGCACCCTGCACACCTTCCGGACCGCGCTCGACCCGCTCTGGGCCGAGCAACTGCGCACCGAACTGGCCTGGCTGTCCGGCACGCTCGCCCGCGAGCACGCCTACGCGGAACGGCTGAACCGGCTCCTCGACGCGCTGCACGGGCTGTCGGGGACACCGCTGCCCTCGGCCCGCGCGGAGTCCGCCGGCGGTTCCGCCGGCGGTTCCGCCGCCAAGGAGCGGGCCGGTCTCGGCGTCGGTGCGGCGCGCGCCGGGGCACTGCTGGAACGCCAGCTGACCCTCGCCCGGACCCGCGCCCACTCCGCGGCGCTCCAAGCGCTCGGCTCCTCCCGCTTCCACGCGGTGGCCGACGCGGTCGCGCTGCTCGCCTCCGAGGTCCCGCTGGCTCCCTCGGCCGCCGCACCCGCCGCCGAACTGCTGGGCGAGCCCGCGGACCGGGCCGAACAGCGGCTGCTCGGCGCGGTGGCGGCCCTCTCGTCGGACGAGACGGCCGAGCCGTACAACGAGGCGCAGGACGCGCCCTGGCACCAGACCCGGCTGCTGCTGCGGCTGCACCGGTACGCCCACGAGGTGGTGCGCGGCGCCCCCGACCCGGTCCTGGCCGGCCCCGGTCACGCGCTCGATCTGCACCGGGACGCGTCGGAGGCCGCCGCCGCGGCGGCGTCCGCGGCCCGCACACCGCGGATCGCACCGGCCACCGCGTACGCCCTGGGGGTGCTCCACGCCGACCAGCGCCACGAAGTGGGGGCGGCGCGCGCGGTGTTCCGGGAGACCTGGCCGTACGCGGCGGCCGTGACCGCGCGGTGA
- a CDS encoding NUDIX hydrolase translates to MSTTVRAAGCVLWRRVPAPGAGVELCLVHRPRYDDWSFPKGKLKRGESPRDAALREVLEETGHHCVPGAVLPTARYLANGRPKEVTYWAAEATAGAFSPNDEVDRIVWLPPAAAGERLTQKRDRLLVGAFLSSLEIFGDSP, encoded by the coding sequence GTGAGCACCACGGTGCGGGCGGCGGGGTGCGTGCTCTGGCGCCGGGTGCCCGCGCCCGGCGCCGGAGTGGAGCTCTGCCTCGTACACCGGCCGCGTTACGACGACTGGTCGTTCCCCAAGGGCAAGCTGAAACGCGGCGAGTCCCCGCGGGACGCGGCTCTGCGCGAGGTCCTGGAGGAGACGGGCCACCACTGTGTCCCGGGCGCCGTGCTCCCCACGGCCCGGTACCTCGCGAACGGCCGGCCGAAGGAGGTCACCTACTGGGCCGCCGAGGCCACGGCGGGCGCCTTCTCGCCCAACGACGAGGTGGACCGCATCGTCTGGCTGCCCCCAGCCGCCGCGGGCGAACGGCTGACCCAGAAACGGGACAGGCTCCTGGTCGGCGCGTTTCTCAGCAGCCTTGAAATCTTCGGGGATTCCCCGTGA
- the pstS gene encoding phosphate ABC transporter substrate-binding protein PstS translates to MKLQRKTRLRATALGALAVSGALVLTACGSDNNSGGDTGGSGSKTKAASNVKCDGAKGQLRASGSSAQKNAMDLWVKDYMAACSGVEINYNSSSSGEGIVAFNQGTVGFAGSDSALKPEEVADSKKVCKTGQGINLPMVGGPIAVGFHLDGVDSLTLDAPTLAKIFDTKIKKWNDEAIAKLNPGAKLPDKAIQPFHRSEDSGTTQNLGKYLGAAAPSDWKYEAEKKWPAPGGQGATNSSGVAAQVKQVDGAIGYFELSYAASQKITTVDINTGGAAPVKASAENASKAIAAAKVKGTGKDLALDLDYTTKADGAYPLVLVTYEVVCDTGNKADTLGTVKSFLTYTASAEGQQLLTDAGYAPIPEAINTKVRETISSLS, encoded by the coding sequence GTGAAGCTTCAGCGCAAGACCCGGCTTCGTGCCACCGCGCTCGGTGCCCTCGCCGTCTCCGGCGCCCTGGTCCTCACGGCGTGCGGTTCGGACAACAACAGCGGCGGCGACACCGGCGGCAGCGGCAGCAAGACGAAGGCCGCTTCGAACGTCAAGTGCGACGGCGCCAAGGGCCAGCTGCGCGCCTCCGGATCGAGCGCCCAGAAGAACGCCATGGACCTGTGGGTCAAGGACTACATGGCCGCCTGTTCCGGCGTGGAGATCAACTACAACTCCTCCTCGTCCGGCGAGGGCATCGTCGCCTTCAACCAGGGCACCGTCGGCTTCGCCGGCTCCGACTCGGCGCTGAAGCCCGAAGAGGTCGCCGACTCGAAGAAGGTCTGCAAGACCGGCCAGGGCATCAACCTCCCGATGGTCGGCGGCCCGATCGCGGTCGGCTTCCACCTCGACGGTGTCGACAGCCTGACCCTGGACGCCCCGACGCTCGCCAAGATCTTCGACACCAAGATCAAGAAGTGGAACGACGAGGCGATCGCCAAGCTCAACCCCGGCGCCAAGCTCCCGGACAAGGCCATCCAGCCCTTCCACCGCTCCGAGGACTCCGGCACCACCCAGAACCTCGGCAAGTACCTCGGCGCCGCGGCCCCGAGCGACTGGAAGTACGAGGCCGAGAAGAAGTGGCCGGCCCCCGGTGGCCAGGGCGCGACCAACTCCTCCGGTGTCGCCGCCCAGGTGAAGCAGGTCGACGGCGCGATCGGCTACTTCGAGCTCTCCTACGCCGCCTCGCAGAAGATCACCACGGTCGACATCAACACCGGTGGCGCCGCCCCGGTCAAGGCCTCCGCGGAGAACGCCTCCAAGGCCATCGCCGCGGCCAAGGTCAAGGGCACCGGCAAGGACCTGGCGCTCGACCTCGACTACACCACCAAGGCCGACGGCGCCTACCCGCTGGTCCTGGTGACGTACGAGGTCGTCTGCGACACCGGCAACAAGGCCGACACCCTCGGCACCGTCAAGTCCTTCCTGACCTACACCGCCTCGGCCGAGGGCCAGCAGCTCCTCACCGACGCCGGCTACGCCCCGATCCCCGAGGCGATCAACACCAAGGTCCGCGAGACGATCTCCTCCCTCTCGTAA
- the pstC gene encoding phosphate ABC transporter permease subunit PstC, with protein MASTTQTQTPPARPGGRTRPTPTGRLGDKIFLGLSRGSGILLLAIMASIAVFLSYRAAIAISKDEGNFFTTFDWNPAGSPPVFGIAVLLFGTVVSSIIAMVIAVPIAVGIALFISHYAPRRLAAPVAYIVDLLAAVPSIVYGIWGALVLVPYLEGLNLWLDQFFGWTYIFEKTEVGVARSLFTVGILLAIMILPIVTSVSREVFLQVPKMNEEAALALGATRWEVIRLSVLPFGRSGVISASMLGLGRALGETMAVATVLSPSFLISLHVLNPGGGTFAQNIAAKFGEADAFGRDALIASGLVLFVLTLLVNGAARLIIARRKEYSGANA; from the coding sequence ATGGCTTCCACCACACAGACGCAGACACCACCGGCCCGGCCGGGCGGGCGCACCCGCCCCACGCCGACCGGTCGCCTCGGCGACAAGATATTCCTGGGCCTGTCACGGGGCTCCGGCATCCTGCTGCTCGCGATCATGGCGTCGATCGCCGTGTTCCTCAGCTACCGCGCCGCCATCGCCATCTCCAAGGACGAAGGCAACTTCTTCACCACCTTCGACTGGAACCCGGCAGGCAGCCCCCCCGTCTTCGGCATCGCGGTCCTGCTCTTCGGGACCGTCGTCAGCTCGATCATCGCGATGGTCATCGCGGTTCCGATCGCTGTCGGCATCGCCCTCTTCATCTCGCACTACGCACCGCGCAGGCTCGCCGCCCCGGTCGCGTACATCGTCGATCTGCTCGCCGCGGTTCCCAGCATCGTCTACGGCATCTGGGGCGCACTCGTCCTCGTGCCGTATCTCGAAGGCCTCAACCTCTGGCTCGACCAGTTCTTCGGCTGGACGTACATCTTCGAGAAGACCGAGGTCGGCGTCGCCCGCTCGCTCTTCACCGTCGGCATCCTGCTCGCGATCATGATCCTGCCGATCGTGACCAGCGTCAGCCGCGAGGTCTTCCTCCAGGTCCCGAAGATGAACGAGGAAGCCGCACTCGCGCTCGGCGCCACCCGCTGGGAGGTCATCCGCCTCTCGGTGCTTCCGTTCGGCCGCTCCGGCGTGATCTCCGCCTCGATGCTGGGCCTGGGACGCGCGCTCGGCGAGACGATGGCCGTCGCCACGGTCCTGTCGCCGAGCTTCCTCATCTCGCTCCATGTGCTCAACCCGGGCGGCGGAACGTTCGCCCAGAACATCGCCGCGAAGTTCGGCGAGGCCGACGCGTTCGGGCGTGACGCCCTGATCGCCTCCGGCCTGGTCCTCTTCGTCCTCACCCTGCTGGTCAACGGCGCCGCGCGGCTCATCATCGCCCGCCGCAAGGAGTACTCGGGGGCCAACGCATGA
- the pstA gene encoding phosphate ABC transporter permease PstA codes for MSHASTSVQDRPTPAPPAPGNSLSSRTLPRLAPLGFAAVSIALGVGIGAAAGWHSRVQWGLIAALLFLTISYVATSVVENQRQARDRLATSLVWVCFLIAVVPLASLLWTTVSRGSGRLDLYFLTHSMAGVLGSEASGGVYHALIGTLEQVGIATVISAPLGLLTAVYLVEYGKGPLAKAVTFFVDVMTGIPSIVAGLFILSIMLIAGLEPSGLMGALALTILMIPVVVRSTEEMLKLVPNELREASLALGIPKWRTILKVVLPTAIGGIATGVMLAIARIAGETAPIILLVFGSQLINPNPFEGAQSSLPFYIYEQYKIGETASYDRAWAAALVLIAFVMILNLVARGIARWKAPKTGR; via the coding sequence ATGAGCCACGCATCCACCAGCGTCCAGGACCGTCCGACGCCCGCACCGCCCGCACCGGGCAACAGCCTCAGCAGCCGTACGCTGCCCCGCCTGGCCCCGCTCGGCTTCGCCGCCGTGTCGATCGCCCTCGGCGTCGGCATCGGTGCGGCCGCTGGCTGGCACAGCCGCGTCCAGTGGGGCCTGATCGCCGCGCTGCTCTTCCTGACGATCTCGTACGTCGCGACCAGCGTCGTGGAGAACCAGCGACAGGCCAGGGACCGCCTCGCCACCAGCCTGGTGTGGGTGTGCTTCCTGATCGCCGTCGTCCCGCTGGCCTCGCTGCTCTGGACGACCGTCAGCCGCGGCTCGGGGCGCCTGGACCTCTACTTCCTGACCCACTCGATGGCCGGTGTCCTCGGCTCCGAGGCCAGCGGCGGTGTCTACCACGCCCTGATCGGCACGCTGGAACAGGTCGGCATCGCCACGGTGATCTCCGCCCCGCTCGGCCTGCTCACCGCGGTCTACCTGGTGGAGTACGGCAAGGGCCCGCTCGCCAAGGCCGTCACCTTCTTCGTCGACGTGATGACCGGTATCCCGTCCATCGTGGCCGGCCTGTTCATCCTCTCGATCATGCTGATCGCGGGACTCGAGCCCTCCGGCCTGATGGGCGCGCTGGCCCTGACGATCCTGATGATCCCGGTCGTGGTCCGCTCCACCGAGGAGATGCTGAAGCTCGTACCGAACGAGCTCCGCGAGGCCTCCCTGGCGCTGGGCATCCCCAAGTGGCGGACCATCCTGAAGGTGGTCCTGCCCACCGCGATCGGCGGCATCGCCACCGGCGTCATGCTCGCCATCGCGCGGATCGCCGGAGAGACCGCACCGATCATCCTGCTGGTCTTCGGCAGTCAGCTGATCAACCCGAACCCCTTCGAAGGCGCCCAGTCCTCACTGCCGTTCTACATCTACGAGCAGTACAAGATCGGCGAGACCGCGTCGTACGACCGCGCCTGGGCCGCTGCCCTGGTCCTGATCGCCTTCGTCATGATCCTCAATCTGGTGGCCCGCGGCATCGCCCGCTGGAAGGCCCCGAAGACCGGCCGCTGA
- the pstB gene encoding phosphate ABC transporter ATP-binding protein PstB yields MAKRIDISGLSAYYGAHKAIDDISMTVEPRSVTAFIGPSGCGKSTFLRTLNRMHEVTPGGRVEGKVLLDDEDLYGSNVDPVTVRRTVGMVFQRPNPFPTMSIFDNVAAGLRLNGKYRKSALNDIVEKSLRGANLWNEVKDRLNKPGSGLSGGQQQRLCIARAIAVEPDVLLMDEPCSALDPISTLAIEDLIGELKERFTIVIVTHNMQQAARVSDRTAFFNLAAVGMPGKLVEIDETERIFSNPSVQATEDYISGRFG; encoded by the coding sequence ATGGCCAAGCGCATCGACATCAGCGGCCTGTCGGCCTACTACGGCGCCCACAAGGCGATCGACGACATCTCCATGACCGTGGAACCCCGCTCCGTGACCGCCTTCATAGGCCCGTCCGGCTGCGGCAAGTCCACCTTCCTGCGCACCCTGAACCGGATGCACGAGGTCACCCCCGGTGGCCGCGTCGAGGGCAAGGTGCTGCTGGACGACGAGGACCTGTACGGCTCCAACGTCGACCCGGTCACCGTGCGCCGCACGGTCGGCATGGTCTTCCAGCGCCCGAACCCCTTCCCGACCATGTCGATCTTCGACAACGTCGCGGCGGGCCTGCGGCTGAACGGCAAGTACCGCAAGAGCGCCCTCAACGACATCGTGGAGAAGTCGCTGCGCGGCGCCAACCTCTGGAACGAGGTCAAGGACCGGCTGAACAAGCCCGGCTCCGGCCTCTCCGGCGGTCAGCAGCAGCGACTGTGCATCGCCCGCGCGATCGCGGTCGAACCGGACGTGCTGCTGATGGACGAGCCGTGCTCCGCCCTCGACCCGATCTCCACCCTCGCCATCGAGGACCTGATCGGCGAGCTGAAGGAGCGCTTCACGATCGTCATCGTGACGCACAACATGCAGCAGGCGGCCCGCGTCTCGGACCGCACGGCGTTCTTCAACCTCGCGGCGGTCGGGATGCCCGGCAAGCTCGTGGAGATAGACGAGACGGAACGCATCTTCTCCAACCCGTCGGTCCAGGCCACGGAGGACTACATCTCCGGCCGCTTCGGCTGA
- a CDS encoding inorganic phosphate transporter, translated as MDTFVLVVTIGVALGFTYTNGFHDSANAIATSVSTRALTPRAALAMAAVMNLAGAFLGSGVAKTVSEGLIATPEGDKGMGILFAALVGAIIWNLVTWYFGLPSSSSHALFGGMVGAALAGGTLVHWSGVLDKVVIPMFISPVIGLVVGYLVMVAIMWMFRKSNPHKAKRGFRIAQTVSAAGMALGHGLQDAQKTMGIVVMALVISGHETYSDPIPVWVKLVCALMLSLGTYAGGWRIMRTLGRKIIELDPPQGFAAETTGASIMFGSAFLFHAPISTTHVITSAIMGVGATKRVNAVRWGVAKNIILGWFITMPAAALVAAASYGVVVLLFG; from the coding sequence GTGGACACCTTTGTACTGGTCGTGACCATCGGCGTCGCGCTCGGCTTCACGTATACGAACGGCTTCCACGACTCGGCGAACGCCATCGCCACCTCGGTCTCCACCCGGGCGCTCACCCCGCGTGCGGCACTGGCCATGGCAGCGGTGATGAACCTCGCCGGTGCCTTCCTCGGCAGCGGGGTCGCCAAGACCGTCAGTGAGGGCCTGATCGCGACGCCCGAGGGCGACAAGGGGATGGGAATCCTCTTCGCCGCGCTGGTCGGCGCGATCATCTGGAACCTGGTCACCTGGTACTTCGGCCTGCCGTCGTCGTCCTCCCATGCCCTGTTCGGCGGCATGGTCGGCGCGGCGCTCGCGGGCGGGACGCTGGTGCACTGGAGCGGGGTGCTCGACAAGGTCGTCATCCCGATGTTCATCTCGCCGGTGATCGGCCTGGTGGTCGGCTATCTGGTGATGGTCGCCATCATGTGGATGTTCCGGAAGTCCAACCCGCACAAGGCCAAGCGCGGTTTCCGGATCGCGCAGACGGTCTCGGCCGCGGGCATGGCGCTCGGTCACGGTCTGCAGGACGCACAGAAGACGATGGGCATCGTGGTGATGGCCCTGGTCATCTCGGGCCACGAGACGTACAGCGACCCGATCCCGGTCTGGGTGAAGCTCGTCTGCGCGCTGATGCTGTCGCTGGGTACGTACGCGGGTGGCTGGCGCATCATGCGGACGCTCGGCCGCAAGATCATCGAGCTGGACCCGCCGCAGGGCTTCGCCGCGGAGACGACGGGGGCGTCGATCATGTTCGGCTCGGCGTTCCTGTTCCACGCGCCGATCTCGACGACGCATGTCATCACCTCGGCGATCATGGGTGTGGGCGCCACGAAGCGGGTGAACGCGGTGCGCTGGGGTGTCGCCAAGAACATCATCCTGGGCTGGTTCATCACGATGCCGGCCGCAGCGTTGGTCGCCGCGGCGAGCTACGGGGTTGTCGTGCTGCTGTTCGGCTGA
- a CDS encoding DUF47 domain-containing protein → MRFRLTPRETSFYDMFSASADNIVTGSKLLMELLGADSASRVEIAERMRAAEHAGDDATHAIFHQLNSSFITPFDREDIYNLASSLDDIMDFMEEAVDLVVLYQVDELPKGVEQQVEVLARAAELTAAAMPNLRTMDNLTEYWIEVNRLENQADQIHRKLLAQLFNGKYDAMEVLKLKQIVDVLEEAADAFEHVANTVETIAVKES, encoded by the coding sequence GTGCGCTTTCGTCTGACCCCCAGGGAGACGAGCTTCTACGACATGTTCTCCGCGTCTGCGGACAACATCGTCACGGGCTCGAAACTCCTGATGGAACTGCTCGGGGCGGATTCTGCCTCCCGAGTCGAGATCGCGGAGCGTATGCGGGCAGCGGAGCACGCGGGGGATGACGCCACCCACGCGATCTTCCACCAGCTGAACTCCTCCTTCATTACGCCGTTCGACCGCGAGGACATTTACAATCTCGCATCGTCGCTCGACGACATCATGGACTTCATGGAGGAGGCAGTCGACCTCGTCGTGCTGTACCAGGTCGACGAGCTCCCCAAGGGTGTCGAGCAGCAGGTCGAGGTTCTGGCACGGGCGGCGGAACTGACCGCCGCGGCCATGCCGAACCTGCGGACCATGGACAACCTCACCGAGTACTGGATCGAGGTCAACCGCCTGGAGAACCAGGCCGACCAGATCCACCGCAAGCTGCTCGCCCAGCTCTTCAACGGCAAGTACGACGCCATGGAGGTGCTGAAGCTGAAGCAGATCGTGGACGTGCTGGAAGAGGCCGCCGACGCATTCGAGCACGTCGCGAACACGGTGGAGACCATCGCGGTCAAGGAGTCCTGA
- a CDS encoding metal-sensitive transcriptional regulator has product MTTTEATGAAQSPDAAAAGTPADATVPADAIVTDHDRGIHGYHHQKAEHLKRLRRVEGQIRGLQRMVDEDVYCIDILTQVSASTKALQSFALQLLEEHLRHCVADAAVKGGEEIDAKVEEATKAIARLLRT; this is encoded by the coding sequence ATGACCACCACCGAGGCCACCGGGGCGGCCCAGTCGCCGGACGCCGCGGCCGCCGGGACCCCGGCGGACGCCACGGTTCCCGCGGACGCGATCGTCACCGATCATGACCGGGGCATACACGGCTACCACCACCAGAAGGCGGAGCACCTCAAGCGCCTGCGACGCGTCGAGGGCCAGATCCGCGGCCTGCAGCGCATGGTCGACGAGGACGTCTACTGCATCGACATACTCACCCAGGTATCGGCTTCCACCAAGGCGCTCCAGTCCTTCGCACTCCAGCTGCTTGAGGAGCACCTGCGCCACTGCGTCGCCGACGCGGCGGTCAAGGGCGGCGAGGAGATCGACGCGAAGGTCGAGGAGGCCACCAAGGCCATCGCCCGGCTGCTGCGCACCTGA